Proteins encoded by one window of Cytophagia bacterium CHB2:
- the tssB gene encoding type VI secretion system contractile sheath small subunit, which produces MAKLPTPKIAQRVKVSILPSSDAKENVELDYRMMIVGDFSKKEPGAQGELKDRTVYEIKSKGDFKAVLENINPKLTLNVPNHISGEKDAKVFVNIDVKDMKDFHPDEICKKVEPLQELMEARERLKKLKYMVMNPDVRKALEGVLKEGGDSVGNLMSKLEAKS; this is translated from the coding sequence ATGGCAAAATTACCCACCCCAAAAATCGCCCAGCGCGTCAAAGTATCGATCCTGCCGAGCAGTGACGCCAAAGAGAATGTCGAGCTGGATTATCGCATGATGATTGTCGGGGATTTTAGCAAAAAGGAGCCCGGCGCACAAGGCGAGCTGAAAGACCGCACTGTGTACGAGATCAAAAGCAAAGGCGATTTCAAGGCCGTATTGGAAAATATCAATCCGAAGTTGACGCTGAATGTGCCGAACCACATCTCCGGTGAAAAAGACGCCAAAGTTTTCGTCAACATTGATGTCAAAGATATGAAGGATTTTCATCCGGACGAGATTTGCAAGAAAGTAGAGCCGCTGCAGGAGTTGATGGAGGCGCGTGAGCGTCTCAAAAAACTAAAATATATGGTGATGAATCCCGATGTGCGCAAAGCGCTGGAAGGCGTTTTGAAAGAAGGCGGCGACAGCGTGGGCAACCTGATGTCGAAGCTGGAAGCGAAATCATAG